A region from the Cellvibrio sp. PSBB006 genome encodes:
- a CDS encoding MBOAT family protein, with translation MLFNSYEFILFFLPITFFVYFFLNQRRLIVAGKVWLVLASLFFYSWWNPIYLPLILISMAINYVVGTRLSLSVEGMAHGQTMLGMNWLLSRKTMLVFGLAFNVGLLAYFKYLDFFIANFNGVFGADVPLQNVVLPLAISFFTFQQIAYLVDSYRKETQEYNVVNYMLFITFFPQLIAGPIVHHKEMMPQFASRWNLIKRYKNISLGAFIFSMGLFKKVVIADTFARWANSGFDSTVPLGFVEAWVTSLSYTFQLYFDFSGYTDMAIGAALLFNIKLPINFNSPYKAKSIQDFWRRWHITLSRFLRDYVYIPLGGNRGGRCRTYLNLFATFLVGGLWHGASWMFVIWGALHGAALVLHRLWNELGCRMHPLLGWFVTFMFINVTWVFFRAESLSDATKVLGGMVGGLSYVGLLNFKFVLPVYNFLLANIQLIFIFVAIFSVLALRNSSEYFQRGGVSFRRMVFSGLMFAFVFLLYFHESTSESQFLYFNF, from the coding sequence GTGTTATTTAATTCATACGAATTCATATTATTCTTTCTGCCTATTACTTTCTTTGTATATTTTTTCTTAAACCAAAGAAGGCTGATCGTTGCAGGAAAAGTCTGGTTGGTTTTAGCTAGTTTGTTTTTCTACAGTTGGTGGAACCCGATCTACTTGCCTTTAATTTTGATCTCCATGGCAATCAACTATGTTGTTGGGACCAGGCTAAGCCTCAGTGTTGAAGGTATGGCTCATGGTCAGACCATGTTGGGCATGAATTGGCTTCTCAGCCGAAAGACAATGCTTGTTTTCGGTTTGGCTTTTAATGTGGGATTGCTCGCTTATTTTAAGTATTTAGATTTTTTTATTGCTAATTTCAACGGAGTATTTGGTGCGGATGTTCCGCTGCAAAATGTAGTATTGCCATTGGCGATTAGCTTTTTTACATTCCAGCAAATTGCTTATTTAGTGGATAGCTATAGGAAAGAGACACAAGAGTACAATGTTGTTAATTATATGCTTTTCATTACATTTTTTCCGCAATTGATCGCTGGCCCCATTGTTCACCACAAAGAAATGATGCCTCAGTTTGCATCTCGCTGGAATCTGATTAAAAGGTATAAGAATATTTCGCTGGGTGCTTTTATATTTTCCATGGGACTTTTTAAGAAGGTTGTGATCGCGGATACGTTTGCTAGGTGGGCCAATAGTGGTTTTGATTCCACGGTACCACTTGGCTTTGTTGAGGCATGGGTAACCAGTCTAAGCTATACGTTTCAGCTTTATTTCGACTTTAGCGGATATACGGATATGGCCATAGGGGCAGCCTTATTATTCAATATTAAGCTTCCTATTAATTTCAACTCCCCATACAAGGCTAAAAGCATTCAGGATTTTTGGCGCAGATGGCATATAACGTTAAGCCGTTTTTTGCGCGACTATGTATATATTCCCCTGGGGGGAAATCGGGGTGGTAGGTGTCGAACCTACTTGAACTTATTTGCCACTTTTCTCGTTGGCGGCCTTTGGCATGGTGCGAGCTGGATGTTTGTAATTTGGGGGGCGTTACATGGTGCGGCTTTAGTCCTTCATCGTTTATGGAATGAACTAGGGTGCAGAATGCATCCGCTGCTTGGCTGGTTTGTGACATTTATGTTCATAAACGTAACTTGGGTTTTCTTTAGGGCGGAAAGCCTTTCTGACGCAACCAAAGTCTTAGGCGGGATGGTTGGTGGCTTAAGTTATGTTGGGCTTTTAAATTTTAAGTTCGTGCTGCCCGTTTATAATTTTCTATTAGCTAATATCCAACTGATTTTTATTTTTGTTGCAATATTCTCCGTGCTTGCTCTTCGAAATTCATCGGAATACTTCCAAAGAGGTGGTGTGAGTTTCCGTCGTATGGTTTTTTCGGGTCTTATGTTTGCTTTTGTTTTTCTGCTCTATTTTCACGAATCGACTTCCGAATCTCAATTTCTTTATTTTAATTTCTAA
- a CDS encoding glycosyltransferase family 4 protein — protein sequence MMVWFYLLLIGFLAFALTGLLRKYALARSLVDIPNARSSHSVPTPRGGGVAIVLSFLFGIVALWAFDILESDMFFGLVGAGMIVAVTGFIDDHGHVAARWRLVAHFSAASWGLYWLGGFPVIEVFGADLELGWFGHILAAIYLVWLLNLYNFMDGIDGIAGIEASTVCFGGMVLFLLTNNRTLVDQLPILSLLAATIGFLIWNFPPAKIFMGDAGSGFVGMLLGLFSIMAAHIDQDLFWGWIILLGAFIVDATVTLIRRIFKGKSFYEAHRSHAYQYLSRKLGAHKPVSILFGAINLLILLPIAAMVAVGFIDGVLGVIFTFLPLALVAIWLKAGDEIGQIAEL from the coding sequence ATGATGGTTTGGTTTTATTTACTACTTATAGGATTTCTAGCCTTTGCTTTGACGGGCCTACTACGTAAATATGCATTGGCGCGAAGCCTTGTGGATATCCCTAATGCTCGTAGTTCTCACTCTGTCCCCACTCCCCGCGGTGGTGGTGTGGCCATTGTTTTAAGTTTTCTATTTGGAATAGTGGCTTTATGGGCTTTTGATATTTTAGAAAGCGATATGTTTTTCGGGTTGGTTGGTGCTGGAATGATTGTCGCTGTCACAGGCTTCATTGATGACCATGGGCATGTGGCTGCGCGTTGGCGTTTGGTTGCTCACTTTTCTGCTGCATCATGGGGATTGTATTGGCTCGGTGGCTTTCCTGTAATTGAGGTATTTGGGGCGGACTTGGAGCTGGGCTGGTTCGGCCATATTCTTGCTGCAATTTATTTGGTTTGGCTGCTAAATCTTTATAATTTTATGGATGGTATTGATGGTATTGCAGGTATTGAAGCGAGCACGGTTTGTTTTGGAGGCATGGTTTTATTTCTTCTAACTAATAATAGAACTTTAGTCGATCAGTTGCCAATTCTCTCACTATTGGCCGCGACTATCGGTTTCTTGATTTGGAATTTTCCTCCTGCAAAAATATTTATGGGGGATGCAGGTAGCGGTTTCGTTGGAATGCTTCTGGGATTGTTTTCTATAATGGCTGCGCACATTGACCAGGACTTGTTTTGGGGCTGGATTATTCTGCTTGGTGCTTTTATTGTTGATGCTACCGTCACTCTTATTCGTCGGATATTTAAGGGAAAATCCTTTTATGAGGCGCACCGTAGTCACGCATACCAGTACCTGTCACGAAAACTTGGCGCGCATAAACCGGTTTCAATATTATTCGGTGCGATCAATTTATTGATATTGCTGCCTATAGCTGCAATGGTTGCTGTTGGCTTTATTGATGGAGTCCTGGGTGTGATCTTTACCTTCCTACCTCTTGCTTTGGTCGCAATTTGGTTAAAAGCCGGGGATGAGATAGGGCAGATTGCAGAGCTCTAA
- a CDS encoding SDR family oxidoreductase, with protein sequence MSQIAITGANGFVGSALVKRLSESPNWSVLAVTRKPCEIWADFSSIYSLVVPDFSETKQFEEHFIGVDVVVHTAARVHVMNDAVVDPLTEFRKINYSNTLTLAATAAKCGVKRFIFISSVKVNGEVSVPGHPLTEADIAAPLDPYGISKYEAEQALFKLAAETGMEIVVVRPPLVYGPGVKANFKSMMNWLNKRIPLPLGAIDNRRSLVGLDNLVDLVVTCIKHPAAANQVFFVSDGEDLSTTSLLRRMGDALGRPTRLLPVPSLLLDVSALLIGKKHFSQRLCGSLQVDISKAKKLLGWMPPASVDEQLKKTAMAFLLDARQ encoded by the coding sequence ATGAGCCAGATTGCAATTACAGGTGCGAATGGTTTTGTAGGAAGCGCCTTGGTAAAAAGATTAAGCGAATCACCAAATTGGTCTGTACTTGCTGTTACGAGGAAACCCTGTGAGATATGGGCTGATTTTTCCAGCATATATTCATTGGTCGTTCCCGATTTTTCAGAGACCAAGCAATTCGAAGAGCATTTCATTGGCGTGGATGTTGTAGTTCACACTGCGGCACGAGTTCATGTGATGAATGATGCTGTTGTGGACCCATTGACCGAATTTCGAAAAATAAATTATTCGAACACATTAACCTTGGCTGCAACAGCGGCTAAATGTGGTGTGAAGAGATTTATATTTATTAGTTCGGTTAAGGTAAACGGTGAAGTGAGTGTGCCTGGTCACCCGCTTACTGAGGCTGACATTGCTGCTCCTCTGGACCCTTATGGAATATCTAAGTATGAGGCTGAGCAAGCCTTGTTTAAGTTAGCAGCAGAGACAGGTATGGAGATTGTCGTTGTAAGGCCGCCTCTGGTATACGGCCCAGGGGTTAAAGCAAATTTTAAGAGTATGATGAACTGGTTGAATAAGAGGATACCATTACCGTTGGGCGCCATTGATAACCGGCGAAGTTTGGTTGGGCTGGATAATCTGGTTGATCTGGTAGTAACCTGCATTAAACATCCTGCGGCGGCAAATCAGGTTTTCTTTGTAAGTGATGGAGAAGATCTATCGACAACAAGTTTGCTTAGGCGTATGGGAGACGCTTTAGGTCGTCCCACGCGCCTGCTTCCAGTTCCTTCTCTCCTTCTTGATGTCTCGGCATTATTGATCGGTAAGAAGCATTTCTCTCAGCGTCTTTGTGGCTCACTTCAAGTCGATATTTCTAAAGCTAAAAAGCTTCTTGGTTGGATGCCGCCGGCATCTGTAGATGAGCAGTTGAAAAAAACTGCAATGGCATTCCTGCTGGATGCGAGGCAATGA
- a CDS encoding glycosyltransferase family 2 protein: protein MKVSIITVCFNSAKTIRDTIESVLSQTHTDIEYIIVDGKSKDRTLDIVGEYASRIAKIISEPDKGIYDAMNKGIAAATGDIIGILNSDDFYESNDAIAYLVDQFMRLPKTDLIYGDVVFCKAEDTKAVTRIYRASHFRSWKLRFGWMPPHPATFMRRSAYELVGAYSLDYKISADYEMFVRMLYSNKLNYRWMNKVVVRMRQGGVSTSGIKSSLLLNREIVKACKDNGLYTNLVFVLTKIPFKFLEFISLSRWQKK, encoded by the coding sequence ATGAAAGTTAGCATCATTACTGTTTGCTTTAACAGTGCAAAGACGATACGAGATACTATTGAGTCTGTTTTGTCTCAAACTCATACAGACATTGAGTACATTATTGTAGATGGGAAATCAAAAGATAGAACATTGGATATTGTTGGTGAGTACGCATCAAGGATTGCCAAAATAATATCTGAGCCGGACAAGGGGATATATGATGCGATGAATAAAGGCATCGCTGCTGCTACCGGCGATATTATCGGGATACTAAATTCCGATGACTTCTACGAAAGCAATGACGCTATTGCTTATTTGGTTGATCAATTTATGCGCCTTCCAAAAACTGATTTAATTTATGGTGATGTTGTTTTCTGCAAGGCAGAAGATACAAAGGCCGTTACTCGTATATATAGGGCCAGCCATTTCAGGTCATGGAAGTTAAGATTTGGTTGGATGCCCCCTCACCCGGCAACTTTCATGAGACGAAGCGCTTATGAATTGGTTGGTGCGTACTCATTAGATTATAAAATATCTGCAGATTACGAAATGTTTGTGCGGATGCTTTATTCGAATAAATTGAATTACCGTTGGATGAACAAGGTCGTTGTAAGAATGCGGCAGGGAGGTGTTAGCACATCGGGAATTAAGAGCAGCTTATTGCTAAATCGTGAGATTGTTAAAGCTTGCAAAGACAATGGCCTATATACAAACTTGGTGTTTGTTCTAACTAAAATTCCCTTCAAGTTTTTGGAGTTTATCAGTCTATCAAGATGGCAAAAAAAATGA
- a CDS encoding GDP-L-fucose synthase, whose product MSQLNQPIFVAGHRGMVGSAIVRRLESLGYTNILTCSRTELDLVSQADVNTFFEREKPAQVYLAAAKVGGIHANNEYPADFIYENLMIEANIIGAAHRSGVQQLLFLGSSCIYPKFADQPMREDALLTGVLESTNEPYAVAKIAGIKLCESYNRQCGRDYRSVMPTNLYGPNDNFHPENSHVIPALIRRFHEAVITSASQIVIWGSGTPMREFLHVDDMAAASVHVMNLDKEVYQANTQPMLSHINVGTGVDCTIRELAETIASVTGFKGELVFDKTKPDGTPRKLMDVSRLKSLGWEASVNLNDGLRGAYQWFLDNQDSFRT is encoded by the coding sequence ATGAGTCAATTGAATCAACCCATTTTCGTTGCGGGCCATCGCGGGATGGTGGGCTCTGCGATTGTTCGCAGGTTAGAATCCTTGGGCTATACCAATATTCTTACTTGCTCGCGTACAGAGCTGGATTTGGTTAGCCAGGCTGACGTCAATACTTTCTTCGAAAGAGAAAAGCCCGCACAAGTATATTTAGCTGCGGCAAAAGTCGGAGGAATTCATGCGAATAATGAATACCCCGCTGACTTTATTTACGAAAATTTAATGATCGAAGCAAATATCATAGGTGCTGCGCATCGATCAGGGGTGCAGCAACTACTCTTTCTAGGATCATCTTGCATTTATCCGAAATTCGCAGATCAACCTATGCGAGAAGATGCGTTGCTTACCGGTGTGCTGGAGTCAACCAATGAACCCTATGCCGTAGCAAAGATCGCGGGAATAAAGCTTTGTGAAAGCTACAACCGCCAGTGTGGTCGCGATTATCGTAGCGTGATGCCCACCAATTTGTATGGGCCTAATGACAACTTTCACCCGGAAAACTCTCACGTAATTCCAGCGTTAATTCGTCGTTTTCACGAGGCAGTAATTACGAGTGCCAGCCAAATCGTGATTTGGGGTAGTGGTACTCCTATGCGTGAATTCTTGCACGTAGATGATATGGCTGCGGCAAGTGTTCATGTTATGAATTTGGATAAGGAAGTTTATCAGGCAAATACTCAACCCATGCTTTCCCATATTAATGTGGGCACAGGTGTAGATTGCACTATCCGTGAGCTTGCCGAAACGATTGCTAGCGTTACTGGTTTTAAAGGCGAACTGGTATTTGATAAGACTAAACCCGATGGTACTCCACGTAAACTGATGGACGTTTCACGATTGAAATCGTTGGGCTGGGAGGCAAGTGTGAATTTAAATGATGGCTTGCGTGGCGCTTATCAGTGGTTCCTCGATAATCAAGATAGCTTTAGGACTTAA
- the gmd gene encoding GDP-mannose 4,6-dehydratase, translating to MKKALITGITGQDGSYLAEFLLEKGYEVHGIKRRASLFNTQRVDHIYEDPHVENQHFILHYGDLTDSSNLTRIIQQIQPDEIYNLGAQSHVAVSFESPEYTADVDAMGALRILEAIRLLGLEKKTRFYQASTSELYGLVQEVPQKETTPFYPRSPYAVAKLYSYWITVNYRESYGMYACNGILFNHESPRRGETFVTRKITRGLANIAQGLESCLYMGNIDALRDWGHAKDYVRMQWMMLQQDQAEDFVIATGMQYSVRQFIEWSAAELGITLRFEGKGVDEVAVVAAVMGDDAPAVKVGDIIVKIDPRYFRPAEVETLLGDPSKAKQKLGWEPHITAQEMCAEMVAEDLKTAKRHALLKKHGYELPISVESRT from the coding sequence ATGAAAAAAGCTCTTATTACCGGTATTACAGGGCAGGATGGCTCATATTTAGCCGAATTTCTTTTAGAAAAAGGCTACGAAGTGCATGGGATAAAGCGTCGCGCTTCACTCTTCAATACACAGCGCGTCGATCATATATATGAAGATCCTCACGTAGAGAACCAACATTTTATTCTGCACTATGGTGATCTGACTGATTCATCCAATCTCACACGCATTATTCAGCAAATTCAGCCAGATGAAATTTACAATCTCGGTGCTCAATCTCACGTAGCAGTAAGCTTTGAGTCACCAGAGTACACTGCAGATGTAGATGCCATGGGAGCGCTGCGAATTTTAGAAGCTATTCGTCTGTTGGGACTAGAGAAGAAAACCCGCTTTTATCAAGCGTCCACTTCTGAACTATATGGTTTAGTGCAAGAAGTTCCACAAAAAGAGACTACACCTTTTTATCCTCGATCACCTTATGCTGTGGCCAAACTGTACTCCTACTGGATTACTGTTAACTACCGTGAATCTTACGGAATGTACGCTTGTAACGGAATTTTGTTTAATCATGAATCTCCTCGTCGTGGTGAAACCTTTGTAACGCGTAAAATTACTCGCGGCTTGGCAAATATCGCCCAAGGTTTAGAGAGTTGTTTGTACATGGGTAATATAGATGCACTTCGTGATTGGGGGCACGCCAAGGATTATGTGCGTATGCAGTGGATGATGTTGCAGCAAGATCAAGCAGAAGACTTTGTTATTGCGACAGGCATGCAGTATTCCGTTCGTCAGTTTATTGAGTGGTCAGCGGCTGAGCTGGGCATTACTCTACGATTCGAAGGCAAGGGCGTTGATGAGGTAGCGGTTGTTGCAGCAGTAATGGGTGACGATGCGCCAGCTGTAAAAGTAGGCGATATTATCGTAAAAATTGATCCACGTTACTTCCGACCGGCAGAGGTAGAGACGCTCTTGGGTGACCCGTCTAAAGCCAAACAAAAATTGGGCTGGGAGCCGCATATTACTGCTCAGGAAATGTGTGCTGAAATGGTAGCGGAAGACCTTAAAACCGCCAAGCGTCACGCACTGCTGAAAAAGCATGGTTATGAGTTGCCTATATCGGTGGAGAGCCGGACATGA
- a CDS encoding glycosyltransferase family 4 protein — protein MKKILMIGPVPPPYTGQSVSFQKLKASFCEQSTDPIRVYHVNTAPKGNEHVTGLVSASRILETFNLVVRVVMILLMNNINSMYLTKGSTKFGFLRDLMILLCRQIFSRKTRFVVHLKGGNYDTFYYSCGMLLKVLVRFFLRKSSTIVVLGNSLVKMYDFMPSLSSKIMVVENALTFDCDYVSSGLEKNSVVQILFLSNLIYSKGCYHLLDAVKILLDRGVANFRLTYAGQFMGSPDDPPDFDIKENSQSFTESIAGENLKDYVTYVGVVSGDFKKNLLLNSKVFVLPTRYHVEGQPVSIIEAMAYGCAIVTTKYRSIPDITVENENALYVEYGSPESIADSLETFLKNSDLLEQYSKASRKIYETRFKWEIHLEKMKKAIFGF, from the coding sequence GTGAAAAAAATACTAATGATCGGTCCGGTTCCTCCGCCCTACACAGGGCAGTCTGTTTCCTTTCAAAAATTGAAAGCCAGTTTCTGTGAGCAGTCAACTGATCCTATTCGGGTATATCATGTCAACACAGCTCCAAAGGGTAACGAACATGTTACTGGGCTGGTAAGTGCTTCCAGAATTTTGGAGACATTTAATCTGGTTGTTAGAGTAGTGATGATATTGCTTATGAACAATATCAATTCAATGTACTTAACTAAGGGGTCAACAAAGTTTGGTTTTCTTCGGGATCTAATGATTTTGCTTTGCCGGCAGATATTTTCGAGGAAAACTAGATTTGTTGTTCATTTAAAAGGCGGAAATTACGACACTTTCTACTATTCATGTGGGATGTTACTCAAAGTTTTGGTGAGATTCTTTTTGAGAAAAAGTAGCACAATAGTTGTTCTCGGAAACTCACTGGTTAAAATGTATGACTTCATGCCGTCGCTGAGCTCAAAAATAATGGTTGTAGAGAATGCATTAACATTTGATTGTGATTATGTCTCTTCAGGCTTAGAAAAGAACTCTGTAGTTCAAATTTTGTTTCTTTCAAACTTGATTTATTCCAAAGGTTGTTATCACCTTTTGGATGCTGTCAAGATCCTGTTGGATCGAGGTGTTGCTAACTTTAGATTAACATATGCAGGCCAATTTATGGGGAGCCCTGATGACCCTCCTGACTTTGATATAAAAGAAAATTCGCAGTCGTTCACTGAGAGCATTGCAGGGGAGAACTTGAAGGATTATGTGACTTATGTCGGAGTGGTTTCTGGTGATTTTAAAAAGAATCTGCTTCTCAATTCAAAAGTATTTGTGCTGCCTACACGGTATCACGTTGAAGGACAGCCCGTTTCAATAATCGAGGCGATGGCTTATGGTTGTGCAATAGTGACTACCAAGTATCGATCAATACCAGATATAACGGTTGAGAATGAAAATGCGCTTTATGTTGAGTATGGAAGTCCTGAGAGTATTGCAGACTCACTTGAGACTTTTTTAAAGAATAGTGATTTACTTGAGCAATACTCAAAAGCTTCAAGAAAAATTTACGAAACCAGGTTCAAGTGGGAAATTCACCTGGAAAAGATGAAAAAAGCTATTTTTGGTTTTTAA
- a CDS encoding polysaccharide pyruvyl transferase family protein yields MRLKVFIWGCYWQGNFGDDLMAVIIGRKIKSMGHDVVVFRLPAELAIKYELTSVSSAIEGVSSADVVVLGGGAFLKESVGLLRRLISKASVEIENEISVLANLIESKGTPVISVSIGSDGVSSFSDVAPSRKKIITSKNFIGGTYRLPSDELFFNHTSVSGRMKHYPDVLFGTYESDVLSKPVESKLSSKKRCIGVNVSHRHSDLAKELVRWSKKEGVDIDFVLTHSVESGINSEYGSRGALEGNVFRNYDPVKFALELDKYDAIISVKLHLGLVSLMRGCKFFTYNPRGKTRNQLNEIGLSKYLDTASSPKEYVQQLSSWLEAPYQLSSEKKDILVEGALAQFSYIEHLLGLVGKSG; encoded by the coding sequence ATGAGGCTTAAGGTTTTTATATGGGGATGCTACTGGCAGGGAAATTTTGGCGATGACCTTATGGCGGTGATTATTGGAAGAAAAATAAAATCTATGGGGCATGACGTGGTTGTCTTCAGATTGCCAGCTGAGTTGGCAATTAAATACGAATTAACATCTGTATCTTCTGCGATAGAGGGGGTTTCGAGTGCTGATGTTGTTGTTTTGGGGGGTGGGGCTTTTCTCAAAGAATCAGTAGGGCTTCTTAGAAGGCTAATTTCAAAAGCTAGTGTAGAAATAGAAAATGAGATATCTGTTCTTGCTAATCTAATTGAGAGCAAAGGAACTCCTGTGATTTCAGTATCTATTGGATCTGATGGAGTTTCTTCTTTTTCTGATGTGGCCCCGAGCAGGAAAAAAATAATAACGAGTAAGAATTTTATAGGTGGTACATACCGACTTCCATCTGATGAGTTGTTTTTTAATCACACATCCGTTTCGGGGCGTATGAAGCACTATCCTGATGTGTTGTTCGGAACATATGAATCTGATGTTTTAAGCAAGCCCGTAGAGAGTAAGTTATCGAGTAAAAAGAGATGTATTGGTGTTAATGTTTCACATAGGCATTCTGACCTTGCAAAAGAGCTGGTTAGATGGTCTAAGAAGGAGGGTGTAGATATTGATTTTGTTCTTACTCATTCTGTCGAAAGCGGTATAAATTCTGAATATGGAAGTAGAGGGGCGTTGGAAGGGAATGTGTTTAGAAATTATGATCCTGTTAAATTTGCTCTCGAATTGGATAAGTACGATGCCATTATTTCGGTTAAGTTACATCTTGGGCTGGTTTCTTTAATGCGAGGCTGTAAATTTTTTACATATAATCCAAGAGGTAAAACACGTAACCAATTAAATGAGATTGGATTGTCCAAGTATTTGGATACGGCTAGCTCGCCAAAAGAGTATGTACAGCAACTGAGTTCTTGGCTTGAGGCTCCATATCAGCTCTCATCTGAAAAGAAAGATATCTTGGTGGAGGGGGCTCTTGCGCAATTTTCATACATTGAACATTTGCTTGGTCTTGTGGGAAAGTCGGGGTAA